Below is a genomic region from Pseudomonas svalbardensis.
GATGAACTGCCTGGTTGAAGCCCTGGGTCTGGCATTGCCGGGCAACGGTTCGACCCTGGCCACCCACAGCGACCGCGAACAGCTGTTCCTGCAGGCCGGCCGCACCATCGTCGAGCTGTGCAAGCGTTACTACGGCGACAACGATGAGTCGGTATTGCCGCGCAACATCGCCAACTTCAAGGCATTCGAAAACGCCATGACGCTGGACATCGCGATGGGCGGTTCCACCAACACCATCCTGCACTTGCTGGCCGCGGCCCAGGAAGCCGAGATCGATTTCGACCTGCGCGACATCGACCGTCTCTCCCGTCACGTGCCGCAACTGTGCAAGGTCGCGCCGAACATCCAGAAGTACCACATGGAAGACGTGCACCGCGCCGGCGGGATCTTCAGCATCCTCGGCTCGCTGGCCCGTGGCGGTCTGCTGCACACCGACCTGCCGACCGTGCACAGCAACACACTGGCTGAAGGCATCGCCAAGTGGGACATCACCCAGACCAACGACGAAGCGGTGCATCACTTCTTCAAGGCCGGTCCTGGGGGCATCCCGACGCAAACCGCGTTCAGCCAGTCGACCCGCTGGGAAACCCTGGACGACGACCGTGAAAACGGCTGCATCCGTAGCGTCGAACACGCGTACTCGAAAGAAGGCGGCCTGGCCGTTCTGTACGGCAACATTGCACTGAACGGCTGCGTGGTGAAAACCGCCGGTGTCGACGAGTCGATTCATGTCTTCGAAGGCAACGCGAAGATCTTCGAAAGCCAGGACAGCGCCGTACGCGGCATTCTCGCGGACGAAGTGAAAGCCGGTGACATCGTGATCATTCGTTACGAAGGCCCGAAAGGCGGCCCGGGCATGCAGGAAATGCTGTACCCGACGTCGTACCTGAAATCCAAAGGCCTGGGCAAAGCTTGCGCCCTGCTCACCGATGGCCGTTTCTCCGGCGGCACCTCGGGCCTGTCCATCGGCCACGCTTCGCCAGAAGCGGCGGCGGGCGGCGCGATTGGTCTGGTACAGGATGGCGACAAAGTGCTGATCGACATTCCGAACCGCTCGATCAACCTGTTGATCAGCGACGAAGAAATGGCCGGCCGTCGTGCCGAGCAGGATCAGAAAGGCTGGAAGCCTGTGGAAAAACGTCCACGCAAGGTGACCACCGCACTGAAGGCCTACGCCCTGTTGGCAACCAGCGCCGACAAGGGTGCCGTGCGTAACAAGGCAATGCTCGACGGGCTGTAAGGCTTAACCGTCGAACAAAAAAATGCCCCGCCAAGTGCGGGGCATTTTTTTGCGGCCAACTCGGTCAAGTGTGGGAGCGAGCCTGCTCGCGAAGGCGGTGTGTCACGCAGCATTGATGTTGAATGGCCCGACGCTTTCGCGAGCAGGCTCACTCCCACATTTGGATTTTTGGTGCTTACTGGATTTCTTCTGG
It encodes:
- the ilvD gene encoding dihydroxy-acid dehydratase, with protein sequence MPDYRSKTSTHGRNMAGARALWRATGMKDDDFKKPIIAIANSFTQFVPGHVHLKDLGQLVAREIERAGGVAKEFNTIAVDDGIAMGHDGMLYSLPSREIIADSVEYMVNAHCADAIVCISNCDKITPGMLMAALRLNIPVIFVSGGPMEAGKTKLASHGLDLVDAMVIAADSSASDEKVAEYERSACPTCGSCSGMFTANSMNCLVEALGLALPGNGSTLATHSDREQLFLQAGRTIVELCKRYYGDNDESVLPRNIANFKAFENAMTLDIAMGGSTNTILHLLAAAQEAEIDFDLRDIDRLSRHVPQLCKVAPNIQKYHMEDVHRAGGIFSILGSLARGGLLHTDLPTVHSNTLAEGIAKWDITQTNDEAVHHFFKAGPGGIPTQTAFSQSTRWETLDDDRENGCIRSVEHAYSKEGGLAVLYGNIALNGCVVKTAGVDESIHVFEGNAKIFESQDSAVRGILADEVKAGDIVIIRYEGPKGGPGMQEMLYPTSYLKSKGLGKACALLTDGRFSGGTSGLSIGHASPEAAAGGAIGLVQDGDKVLIDIPNRSINLLISDEEMAGRRAEQDQKGWKPVEKRPRKVTTALKAYALLATSADKGAVRNKAMLDGL